The following proteins come from a genomic window of Pseudomonas syringae:
- a CDS encoding LysR family transcriptional regulator, whose amino-acid sequence MIKELKTLIAVAREGTFAAAGDRIGLTQAAVSAQMQRLEAELGIELFDRKGRSAQLNRMGQQVLLQGQELVRLYGNLGSAAVGLAPTLLVTIGAIASVQRSFLPDVLAGFHRQFPQCRTRIVPGLSMDLINQVDTGELDMAAIIRPPFSLQSDLRWTTLTREPYRLIVPADVQGGDWSELISSQPFIRYDRSSFGGRQVDRFLRQTHVALREVCELDELDAIVKLVANGVGVALVPETATIQAWPATVRAIDLGQHTFHRDIGLVHRARRSLSEPVRTLAQLLNEQAHEAQ is encoded by the coding sequence ATGATCAAAGAACTGAAAACCCTTATTGCCGTAGCCAGAGAAGGTACGTTCGCCGCAGCCGGAGACCGCATCGGTCTGACCCAGGCGGCGGTCAGCGCGCAGATGCAGCGTCTTGAAGCAGAGCTGGGCATCGAGTTGTTCGACCGCAAGGGGCGTTCGGCGCAGTTGAACCGCATGGGCCAGCAAGTTCTGCTGCAAGGTCAGGAACTGGTGCGCCTGTACGGCAATCTGGGCAGTGCCGCTGTCGGGCTTGCACCCACTTTGCTGGTGACCATCGGCGCTATTGCTTCCGTGCAGCGTTCTTTTCTACCGGATGTGCTGGCCGGGTTTCATCGGCAGTTTCCGCAATGTCGAACGCGCATCGTTCCCGGGCTGTCGATGGACCTGATCAATCAGGTGGATACGGGGGAACTGGACATGGCCGCGATTATTCGTCCGCCCTTCTCACTGCAAAGTGATCTGCGCTGGACCACCCTGACGCGCGAACCCTATCGCCTGATCGTTCCAGCCGATGTTCAAGGGGGAGACTGGTCAGAACTGATCTCCAGCCAGCCCTTTATCCGTTACGACCGATCGTCGTTTGGCGGGCGGCAGGTCGACCGTTTTCTGCGTCAGACGCACGTTGCGTTACGTGAAGTGTGCGAACTCGACGAGCTGGACGCCATCGTCAAACTGGTTGCCAACGGCGTGGGCGTGGCACTGGTGCCGGAAACGGCGACCATTCAGGCGTGGCCTGCGACTGTGCGGGCTATCGACCTTGGGCAGCATACATTTCATCGGGACATCGGGCTCGTACACCGCGCGCGACGCAGCCTGTCGGAGCCGGTGAGGACGCTCGCTCAGCTATTGAACGAGCAGGCTCACGAAGCGCAGTGA
- a CDS encoding VOC family protein encodes MSLSPFHLAIPVYDLAATRTFYGEVLGLAEGRSSAQWVDFDFYGHQLVIHEHPKTASQESVHSNPVDGHDVPVPHFGIILEWAQWEALAERLNSFGIQFVIEPYIRFKGQVGEQATMFLFDPCGNALEFKAFKDMSQLFAK; translated from the coding sequence ATGAGCCTTTCTCCTTTCCACTTGGCAATCCCTGTGTATGACCTGGCCGCTACCCGGACTTTTTATGGCGAAGTGCTCGGGCTTGCCGAAGGGCGTTCCAGTGCGCAGTGGGTCGACTTCGATTTCTACGGCCATCAACTGGTCATCCATGAACATCCCAAAACGGCTTCTCAAGAAAGCGTTCACAGCAACCCGGTGGACGGGCATGACGTGCCGGTTCCGCACTTCGGCATCATTCTGGAGTGGGCGCAGTGGGAAGCATTGGCTGAACGCCTGAACTCGTTCGGCATTCAGTTCGTGATCGAACCTTACATCCGCTTCAAAGGGCAGGTCGGCGAGCAGGCCACCATGTTTCTCTTCGACCCGTGCGGTAACGCGCTGGAGTTCAAGGCGTTCAAGGACATGAGCCAGCTGTTCGCCAAATAG
- a CDS encoding efflux RND transporter periplasmic adaptor subunit, with translation MIALLAGGCSDKHPASVAAVRAVKVEAVHAGEGAVMRFIGTVRQQQRASLAFESAGTVAELRVDVGDAVEKGQVLASLDRQPATLHLQQAQASAGLAASQAVEREQNYQRQKNLLAAGSVAQSVVESALASREQARNEQIRAQAEVALARRELDHSQLIAPFAGRVVARHAEPRSVLPAGQALLDIESGAEQQVVAAVPLAFAEALKPGDLARASSTADTTDGFDLVLEGISPRSDDGLVRTGIFRVLRPADRLPGGITLLVQVRPDAATQALSVPVQALWMGTDSNTAEVFVYQSGGTVAIRSVSLGAVSAGRAIIHTGLVAGEQVVTAGAAFLQDGQTVSLYQPTSRLSGTAP, from the coding sequence CTGATTGCCTTGCTGGCTGGTGGCTGCAGCGACAAACATCCGGCCAGCGTCGCGGCTGTGCGTGCCGTCAAGGTCGAGGCGGTGCACGCAGGTGAGGGTGCCGTGATGCGTTTTATCGGTACCGTTCGGCAGCAGCAACGCGCCAGTCTGGCGTTTGAGTCGGCAGGTACCGTGGCCGAGTTGCGGGTCGATGTCGGAGATGCCGTGGAAAAGGGCCAGGTACTTGCCAGCCTCGATCGGCAGCCTGCGACCTTGCATCTGCAACAGGCGCAGGCCAGTGCGGGCCTGGCCGCTTCGCAGGCAGTCGAGCGTGAGCAGAACTATCAGCGCCAGAAAAATCTGCTTGCGGCAGGCAGTGTTGCGCAAAGCGTTGTCGAGTCGGCCTTGGCATCCCGCGAGCAAGCCCGGAACGAACAGATTCGGGCGCAAGCCGAAGTGGCCTTGGCGCGTCGTGAGCTGGATCATAGCCAGTTGATTGCGCCGTTTGCCGGGCGGGTGGTGGCGCGCCATGCAGAACCGCGCAGCGTGTTGCCTGCCGGGCAGGCGCTGCTGGATATCGAGTCCGGCGCAGAACAGCAGGTTGTGGCGGCTGTTCCGCTGGCGTTTGCCGAGGCGCTCAAGCCCGGCGACCTTGCCAGAGCCTCAAGCACGGCAGACACCACTGACGGTTTTGATCTGGTGCTTGAAGGCATTTCGCCTCGATCCGATGACGGGTTGGTCAGAACGGGCATCTTTCGTGTATTGCGTCCTGCCGACAGGCTGCCCGGCGGTATCACGCTACTCGTACAGGTGCGCCCTGACGCTGCAACGCAGGCCCTTTCGGTTCCCGTTCAAGCACTGTGGATGGGAACTGACAGTAATACGGCTGAGGTTTTCGTCTACCAATCGGGTGGAACAGTGGCCATCCGCTCTGTTTCCCTAGGGGCGGTCAGCGCGGGTCGAGCGATCATCCACACCGGGCTGGTCGCGGGGGAGCAGGTGGTGACTGCCGGAGCCGCTTTTCTGCAGGACGGACAGACCGTCAGCCTGTACCAGCCGACCAGCCGTTTGAGCGGAACTGCGCCATGA
- a CDS encoding efflux transporter outer membrane subunit, protein MLMSTPLSKRIRNLGYRYLAALLSLSVCGCSLIPDYQRPALPVPADQLSRVVPAGDVSPAIVLSTEEAALVSELSANGQLRALLQAALAFNRDFRVATLRVEEARAMRGISRADRFPTLAAGVERDRQHFDDAAADERYGQDISIASLGISDFELDFFGRVRSLSEAARHDYLASTYGQQAARSALVAEVAQAWLTERLAAALLQDAQAVSDARLMLVKAAEEQQRQGAISLDDLLVQRLQALNAQQRVQDALGDHASASQALLLLTGYSTALPVAKPDMPVLSNALLDTPAWLANLPSQRLLERFDIRQREEALKAGNANIGAARAAFFPSIKLSTGIGIQSDSLRTLFSGGSGAWLFSSQLSLPLFDGGRNQANLDLAQVRQQIAVAEYEKAIQNAFREMSGVLSRRQQALEHARNEVERVALVQEKVRRLSFELNAGAADRTALLTSSIRIAEADAACRKSLDDLQQNRIDLFRVLRGAEPASPSKS, encoded by the coding sequence ATGCTGATGAGTACACCGCTGTCCAAGCGTATCCGCAACCTCGGGTACCGTTATCTGGCAGCATTGCTGAGCCTGAGTGTTTGCGGTTGCTCGCTGATCCCGGACTACCAGCGACCGGCGCTGCCGGTTCCGGCAGATCAGTTGTCCCGCGTAGTGCCTGCCGGTGATGTATCGCCTGCAATCGTGCTGAGCACTGAGGAAGCAGCGCTGGTTTCCGAGTTGTCTGCGAACGGGCAACTGCGTGCTCTACTGCAAGCTGCCCTGGCGTTCAATCGCGACTTTCGAGTGGCGACACTGCGGGTGGAAGAGGCCAGAGCCATGCGTGGCATCAGTCGCGCCGATCGTTTCCCGACCCTCGCCGCTGGCGTCGAGCGTGATCGACAGCATTTCGATGATGCCGCTGCCGACGAGCGATATGGTCAGGACATTTCCATTGCTTCGCTGGGCATCTCCGACTTCGAGCTGGATTTCTTTGGCCGTGTGCGCAGCCTGTCCGAGGCGGCGCGGCACGATTACCTGGCCAGTACTTACGGTCAGCAGGCGGCACGCAGTGCGTTGGTTGCGGAAGTGGCGCAAGCCTGGCTGACGGAACGTCTGGCCGCTGCGCTGCTACAGGATGCGCAGGCTGTTAGCGATGCTCGACTGATGCTGGTGAAAGCGGCTGAAGAGCAGCAGCGTCAAGGGGCCATCTCGCTGGATGATCTACTCGTGCAGCGTCTGCAGGCGTTGAACGCGCAACAGCGCGTACAGGATGCGCTGGGCGATCATGCCAGTGCATCGCAGGCATTGCTGTTGCTGACCGGCTATTCGACAGCGCTGCCAGTCGCAAAGCCTGACATGCCGGTGCTGAGCAACGCGCTGCTTGATACGCCTGCCTGGCTGGCGAACCTGCCATCACAACGGCTGCTGGAGCGCTTTGATATCCGTCAGCGCGAAGAGGCGCTCAAAGCCGGCAATGCCAACATTGGTGCCGCGCGCGCAGCGTTCTTTCCGTCCATAAAACTCAGCACTGGCATTGGCATCCAGAGCGACAGCCTGCGCACGCTGTTCAGTGGCGGCAGCGGCGCCTGGTTGTTCAGCTCGCAGTTGAGCCTGCCGCTGTTCGACGGCGGGCGTAATCAGGCGAATCTGGATCTCGCCCAGGTACGCCAGCAGATTGCTGTTGCTGAATATGAGAAGGCGATACAGAACGCTTTCCGGGAAATGTCCGGAGTCCTGAGCCGACGTCAGCAGGCGCTGGAACATGCGCGCAATGAGGTCGAGCGTGTCGCGCTGGTGCAGGAAAAAGTGCGGCGTCTGTCCTTCGAGCTGAACGCAGGTGCTGCCGACCGTACAGCCTTGTTGACCTCCAGCATCCGTATCGCCGAAGCCGACGCAGCCTGTCGCAAGTCCCTCGATGATCTACAGCAAAACCGTATCGATCTGTTCCGCGTACTGCGCGGCGCAGAACCCGCAAGCCCCTCGAAATCCTGA
- a CDS encoding MipA/OmpV family protein, protein MTHDLSHSRVRHTLLNVLIASAAMALIGQAYAQGSDSADSQSILGDQFNVNFGLGMAVLPRYMGADEYRSQVLPMLTVQRGIFFADTTRGLGLQWQSASGLGASAALNYDFGRTEKNSTNRPGSNELRGMGTVEGATVGDFTVSQQLTPWLSASAEAELRVAGEKRGNRYRLGFEGIAYHSQSDTVTLDIDAHAGDGRYNQTYFGVSPIQNQRSGFSRFTADSGIYAYSAALAWQHTFDAHWSTVASVGVTHYTDQTRGSPLVETDAEGSGLLALNYAF, encoded by the coding sequence ATGACTCATGACCTCTCTCATTCTCGCGTACGTCACACTTTGCTCAACGTGCTGATCGCCTCCGCTGCCATGGCCCTGATCGGTCAGGCTTATGCTCAGGGCAGCGATTCTGCTGACAGTCAGTCGATTCTCGGCGACCAATTCAACGTCAACTTCGGTCTGGGTATGGCCGTGTTGCCCCGCTATATGGGTGCGGATGAATACCGCAGTCAGGTGCTGCCGATGCTTACGGTTCAGCGCGGGATCTTTTTTGCTGACACCACTCGTGGTCTGGGGCTTCAGTGGCAATCGGCTTCCGGGCTCGGCGCCAGTGCGGCGCTCAATTATGACTTTGGCCGTACCGAGAAAAACAGCACCAACCGTCCGGGCTCCAATGAGCTCAGGGGCATGGGTACCGTCGAGGGCGCGACCGTTGGCGACTTCACGGTCTCTCAGCAGCTCACGCCATGGTTGTCGGCGAGTGCCGAGGCCGAGTTGCGGGTGGCGGGCGAAAAACGTGGGAACCGCTACCGGTTGGGCTTTGAAGGCATCGCTTACCACAGCCAGAGTGACACGGTGACGCTCGATATCGATGCGCATGCCGGCGACGGCCGTTACAACCAGACCTATTTTGGCGTGAGCCCGATCCAGAACCAGCGCAGCGGCTTTTCCAGGTTCACGGCAGACAGCGGCATTTATGCCTATTCGGCGGCACTCGCCTGGCAGCATACCTTCGACGCTCACTGGTCAACTGTCGCCAGTGTTGGCGTCACTCATTACACCGACCAGACCCGTGGCAGCCCGCTGGTCGAAACCGATGCCGAAGGCAGCGGCCTGCTTGCCTTGAATTACGCCTTCTGA
- a CDS encoding efflux RND transporter permease subunit, producing the protein MSLTYRAMGASRLTFFVACLILLAGVATFSGFPSQEEPSVTVRDALVSVSLPGLSAERTEELLARPLEEKIRELAEIRNVVTTVKPGRVTVQVTAYDSIKDLGLLWQRLRAKVGETSGVFPPGTQGPFVDDDFGRVAVASVAVTAPGFSMSEMRGPIKRLRDQLYGLQGVDQVELYGLQDERIYLDFDQQTLAAAGLSPQQLMQQLQARNLIASGGNPVIGQQSTTLLVSGEILSLEQLRQFPVQLAGGQRVALRSLSKISVVPVDPPETEAIYQGQDAVVLAVSMQSGLNVQAFGSALRKRLGELEQQLPTGFTLHVVTFQADVVQHEMSKMYHVMAETVVIVMCVVMLFLGWRTGLVVGVIVPLTILSTLLVMRSVGIELQTVSIAAIILALGLLVDNGIVIAEDIERRLHAGEERRTACEEAGRTLMIPLLTSSLVIVLAFSPFFLGQTSTNEYLRSLAIVLATTLISSWLLSVTVTPLLCFYFAKASAVVDKPAADEYASGFYRGYRSVIQALLDHSLLFIGSMVVLLVAAVVVLTHVPYDFLPKSDRMQFQIPLVMEPGSSSRDTSQAVRDISQWLSNDQDVKDSIGYVADGGPRIVLGLNPPLSAPDIAYFTVSVREGANVDAVIDRTRRFLLAQHPEIEAQPKRFSMGTTEAGIAIYRVIGPDEKVLRTIARQIEQALSALPGTQDVHDDWRTRLLRYDVLVDQYKAVQAGVSTQDIAQALQLRSNGLAVSSLQDGETAVAIMAREHCTPGMPVSEPDSTLIYPASGAAPLMLSAIATIEPKAEASTIQRRNLERAITVVGHNPSLTAASIVEQLAPQVAALKLPAGYRVELGGEIEDSAEANQALLQYMPHALIAMLLLFVWQFNSFRKLLIVISSVPFVLIGVALALLITGYPFGFMATFGLLSLAGIIVNNAVLLLERIEAERGQGLPVREAVVNAAVKRLRPIVMTKLTCIIGLVPLMLFAGPLWEGMAITIMGGLALGTLVTLGLIPILYWLLFDKLDRLRGRT; encoded by the coding sequence ATGAGCCTTACCTATCGTGCAATGGGTGCGAGTCGCCTGACCTTTTTCGTGGCCTGCCTGATTTTGCTGGCGGGGGTCGCTACCTTTTCGGGTTTTCCGTCTCAGGAAGAACCTTCAGTGACGGTTCGGGATGCGCTGGTCAGCGTCTCGCTGCCGGGGCTTTCCGCGGAGCGCACAGAAGAACTGCTGGCCAGGCCGCTGGAAGAAAAAATTCGCGAGCTGGCCGAGATCAGGAATGTGGTGACCACGGTCAAGCCTGGCCGGGTAACGGTGCAGGTGACCGCTTATGACAGCATCAAGGATCTTGGGCTTTTATGGCAGCGACTGAGAGCCAAAGTCGGTGAAACCAGCGGTGTGTTTCCGCCCGGCACCCAAGGGCCTTTCGTGGATGACGATTTTGGCCGGGTGGCAGTGGCTTCCGTCGCCGTGACCGCGCCGGGCTTCAGCATGAGCGAAATGCGCGGACCGATCAAACGGCTGCGCGACCAGCTTTATGGGCTTCAAGGGGTTGATCAGGTCGAGCTGTATGGCCTGCAAGATGAGCGAATCTATCTGGATTTCGATCAACAGACCCTGGCTGCCGCAGGTCTGTCGCCTCAACAGTTAATGCAGCAGTTGCAAGCCCGCAACCTGATCGCGTCGGGAGGTAACCCGGTTATCGGGCAGCAGAGCACCACACTCTTGGTGAGTGGCGAAATCCTTTCGCTGGAGCAATTGCGCCAGTTCCCCGTGCAGTTGGCCGGCGGTCAGAGAGTGGCACTGCGAAGCCTGAGCAAAATATCGGTGGTCCCGGTCGATCCGCCGGAGACCGAAGCTATCTATCAGGGGCAGGATGCTGTGGTGCTGGCGGTTTCAATGCAATCCGGCCTCAATGTTCAGGCCTTCGGCAGCGCGCTGCGCAAACGCCTCGGCGAGCTGGAACAGCAACTTCCGACTGGCTTTACGTTGCACGTCGTGACGTTTCAGGCTGATGTGGTGCAACACGAGATGAGCAAGATGTACCACGTCATGGCTGAAACCGTGGTTATCGTGATGTGCGTGGTCATGTTGTTTCTCGGCTGGCGTACCGGGCTGGTGGTCGGGGTTATCGTGCCATTGACGATCTTGAGTACGCTGCTCGTCATGCGTTCGGTGGGCATCGAGCTGCAAACGGTGTCAATTGCCGCGATCATCCTGGCCCTGGGATTACTGGTGGACAATGGCATTGTCATCGCCGAGGACATCGAGCGGCGTCTGCATGCCGGAGAAGAGCGGCGAACCGCGTGCGAGGAAGCAGGGCGTACACTGATGATCCCCTTGCTGACGTCCTCACTGGTCATCGTGCTCGCGTTCTCGCCATTCTTTTTGGGGCAGACCAGCACCAATGAATACCTGCGTTCACTGGCGATTGTGCTGGCGACCACGCTGATCAGCTCCTGGCTGCTCAGCGTGACGGTGACGCCGCTGCTGTGTTTCTACTTTGCCAAGGCTTCGGCCGTCGTCGACAAGCCTGCTGCCGATGAGTATGCATCAGGGTTTTATCGTGGCTATCGCAGCGTCATCCAGGCGCTGCTCGATCACTCCCTGCTATTCATCGGCAGCATGGTTGTTCTGCTGGTGGCTGCGGTCGTGGTATTGACTCACGTGCCCTACGATTTCCTGCCGAAATCAGACCGCATGCAGTTCCAGATTCCTCTGGTAATGGAGCCTGGCAGCAGCTCGCGCGACACCTCACAGGCCGTGCGCGATATCAGCCAGTGGCTGAGTAACGACCAGGATGTAAAGGACAGCATCGGTTATGTTGCCGATGGCGGCCCGCGGATCGTTCTGGGCCTCAATCCGCCTTTGTCTGCCCCGGACATTGCCTATTTCACCGTCAGCGTGCGCGAAGGCGCCAATGTAGACGCGGTGATTGACCGGACCCGGCGCTTTCTTCTGGCGCAGCACCCGGAAATCGAAGCGCAGCCCAAGCGTTTTTCGATGGGCACCACTGAGGCGGGGATTGCGATCTATCGGGTCATTGGCCCTGATGAAAAAGTGTTGCGAACGATTGCCCGCCAGATCGAACAGGCCTTGTCGGCGTTGCCTGGCACGCAGGACGTACACGATGACTGGCGCACCCGATTGTTGCGTTATGACGTCCTTGTCGATCAGTACAAGGCTGTGCAGGCGGGTGTCTCCACGCAGGACATCGCTCAGGCATTGCAACTGAGAAGCAACGGGCTGGCGGTGTCCTCGTTGCAGGATGGCGAAACTGCGGTGGCTATAATGGCCCGAGAACACTGCACGCCGGGCATGCCCGTGAGCGAACCGGACAGCACGCTGATCTATCCAGCCTCCGGGGCTGCGCCGCTGATGTTATCCGCTATTGCCACAATCGAGCCCAAGGCCGAAGCCTCGACCATTCAACGCCGTAATCTGGAGCGGGCTATTACCGTGGTCGGACACAATCCGTCACTTACCGCAGCATCAATCGTGGAACAACTGGCACCGCAAGTTGCGGCACTGAAGCTGCCAGCCGGTTATCGCGTTGAACTGGGTGGCGAGATAGAAGACTCGGCCGAAGCCAATCAGGCGCTCTTGCAGTACATGCCGCATGCGCTGATTGCGATGCTGCTGCTGTTCGTCTGGCAATTCAATTCGTTTCGCAAATTGCTGATTGTTATTTCCAGCGTGCCTTTTGTGCTGATTGGCGTGGCGCTGGCCCTGCTGATTACCGGGTATCCGTTCGGCTTCATGGCCACTTTCGGGCTGCTGTCGCTGGCGGGAATTATCGTCAATAACGCGGTCTTGCTGCTGGAGCGCATCGAAGCCGAGCGCGGTCAGGGCCTGCCGGTGCGCGAAGCGGTGGTCAATGCGGCGGTCAAACGGTTGAGGCCGATTGTAATGACCAAACTGACCTGCATCATCGGCCTTGTGCCACTGATGCTGTTCGCCGGTCCGCTCTGGGAGGGCATGGCCATCACGATCATGGGTGGACTTGCACTGGGCACACTGGTGACCCTGGGCCTGATTCCCATTCTGTACTGGCTGCTGTTCGACAAGCTTGATCGTTTGCGCGGCCGTACCTGA
- a CDS encoding response regulator — protein sequence MSGKRILIVEDDADSASILDAYLRRDGFTVGLAENGQRGIDMHRQWKPDLILLDVMLPLVSGTDVLSAVRRCSDTPVIMVTAMGDEPEKLGALRYGADDYVVKPYNPKEVVARVHAVLRRSQQNGSNERHLRYQTLLVDLDAVTATIQSNDAMHTLLDLTPTEFKILSTLLKTPSKAFTREELLEICLPDSEALARVVDAHVHNLRRKLEIHGVDNVLVTVRSVGYRFR from the coding sequence GTGTCAGGAAAACGCATTCTTATCGTCGAAGACGATGCCGACAGTGCCAGTATTCTCGACGCCTACCTGCGTCGTGACGGTTTCACCGTAGGGCTGGCCGAAAACGGTCAGCGCGGCATCGACATGCATCGCCAGTGGAAACCCGACCTGATTTTGCTGGACGTGATGCTGCCTCTGGTCAGCGGAACCGACGTGCTGTCGGCGGTCAGGCGTTGCAGCGATACACCGGTGATCATGGTGACGGCCATGGGCGACGAGCCGGAAAAGCTCGGCGCACTGCGCTATGGTGCGGATGATTATGTGGTCAAGCCCTATAACCCGAAGGAAGTGGTCGCCCGCGTACATGCCGTGCTGCGACGCTCCCAACAAAACGGCAGCAACGAGCGGCACTTGCGTTACCAGACATTGCTGGTGGACCTGGACGCGGTCACCGCCACCATCCAAAGCAACGATGCCATGCACACACTGCTGGACCTGACCCCGACCGAGTTCAAGATTCTTTCCACGTTGCTGAAAACGCCTTCCAAGGCCTTCACCCGGGAAGAGCTGCTCGAGATCTGTCTGCCCGACAGCGAGGCGCTGGCCAGAGTGGTGGACGCACATGTGCATAATCTGCGTCGCAAACTCGAAATCCACGGCGTGGATAACGTGCTCGTGACAGTGCGTTCGGTCGGCTATCGATTCCGGTAG
- a CDS encoding M20/M25/M40 family metallo-hydrolase, which yields MRSFSRSPLAAHLALALALTALAPAAMAEPHKAIQADAEQYQDDALKLLERLVNIDSGSGYVPGLTKVSDIAIEELKKLGATIEQVPNTPEASNHVIATLKGTGKAKILLMAHMDTVFKEGSAAERPFHIKDGRAYGPGVMDDKGGIVAAIYALKVLHNLKFTDYAQITVLLDASEETGSVVATELIKKTAKEHDVTLNLEPGRPADGLVVWRKGSATALVEVKGKASHAGVAPELGRNAATEVAHQILQLGKLGDEEKKTTINFTVLKAGDRTNVIPDQASAKADVRAAVPEEFDRIEQDLAKVSANKLVPDTEVKTSLVRGLPPMPQTPKSDALVAMAQGIYGELGRTLTIEGSGGAADSSLSASVGTPTLDGFGIVGGNIHTPEEYAEVGSVAPRIYLLSRMIMRLSGQP from the coding sequence ATGCGCTCATTCTCACGCTCGCCACTGGCCGCTCATTTGGCCCTGGCCCTCGCGTTAACAGCCCTGGCACCTGCGGCTATGGCCGAGCCGCACAAGGCAATCCAGGCTGATGCCGAGCAGTACCAGGACGACGCCTTGAAACTGCTGGAGCGTCTGGTGAACATCGACTCGGGTTCCGGCTATGTGCCGGGTCTGACCAAGGTCAGCGACATCGCCATCGAAGAGCTGAAAAAGCTCGGTGCGACCATTGAGCAGGTGCCGAATACGCCTGAAGCCAGCAATCATGTCATCGCCACTCTGAAAGGCACCGGCAAGGCGAAGATTCTGTTGATGGCGCACATGGACACCGTGTTCAAGGAAGGTTCGGCGGCAGAGCGGCCGTTTCACATCAAGGACGGTCGTGCCTACGGCCCGGGCGTGATGGATGACAAGGGCGGTATCGTCGCTGCCATTTATGCGCTGAAGGTCTTGCATAACCTGAAGTTCACCGACTACGCGCAGATCACCGTATTGCTCGACGCCAGTGAAGAAACCGGCTCGGTCGTTGCTACCGAACTGATCAAGAAAACCGCCAAAGAGCACGATGTCACGCTGAACCTGGAGCCAGGTCGCCCGGCCGACGGGCTGGTGGTGTGGCGCAAAGGCTCGGCGACGGCGCTGGTCGAAGTGAAGGGTAAGGCATCCCATGCAGGTGTTGCACCGGAACTGGGGCGCAACGCGGCTACCGAGGTGGCGCATCAGATTCTGCAGCTCGGCAAGCTGGGCGACGAAGAGAAGAAAACCACCATCAATTTCACGGTGCTCAAGGCCGGTGATCGCACCAACGTGATTCCGGATCAGGCCAGCGCCAAGGCTGATGTAAGGGCGGCAGTGCCGGAGGAATTCGACCGGATCGAGCAGGACCTCGCCAAGGTCTCGGCCAACAAGCTGGTGCCGGATACCGAGGTCAAGACCAGTCTGGTGCGCGGCCTGCCGCCGATGCCGCAAACGCCGAAGTCAGATGCGCTGGTTGCGATGGCGCAAGGCATCTACGGCGAGCTAGGACGCACGCTGACCATTGAAGGCAGCGGCGGGGCGGCTGACTCCAGCCTGTCGGCCAGCGTGGGCACGCCGACGCTGGATGGTTTCGGCATTGTCGGTGGCAATATCCATACGCCGGAAGAATACGCCGAGGTGGGCAGCGTGGCACCGAGGATTTATCTGCTGTCGCGGATGATCATGAGGCTGTCCGGGCAGCCGTGA